The Halobacteriovorax sp. DA5 genome includes the window TTAGCTCTTACCACCACCATTAAGTAAGAAATAAATTCATGATTTTTAAAAACGTCACCTCATGTAAATGAGATAAATTCTTATATCCATTACCTTGCCTCCATAACAAAAAAATAAAAATGGAGACGAGAAATGAAAAAATTAGCACTTACTTTATCACTACTACTGGCAACTCAAACTTTTGCCTTTAACTGTAAAAATGAACTCGCAAGAGATATTCAAATTAGAACAAAGTCTACAAGCTATCTCCCATCAAAAATACCTGGAGAGATGATTAAAGAGTGCTTCTCAAAGCAGAAGAACTTAAAAGAGAATCTTATTTATTGTGGATTTGCTGCCTATATCCCGGGTTCAATTATTGGTGTAGCAATAGGTGCAGGATTACCAATTCTTGCTCCAATATTTGCGGGAATTGTACTCGTGATGGAAAATGGAAATAAAGATAAGAATGGGATTTCAGGTATTGATCACAAGCGCCAACTTAAATTAAGTAGTCGTCTCTACAGTGTACTTTCAGGTAACACAAGAGATCTATGGTTAATTAAGAATTATCTTCCGGCCTATAAGCATGTTTCAAATGAAGACTTAATGTCTATTCTTACTAAGATGGATGAAGATGGAAGTCTTTGTAATGAGCAAGGCTTTAGAGATAGAGTTCACAAAATATCAGAAGCAGGACTTAGAGAACTTGAAAGAAAAAGTGTCGAGGTAGGAGTTAAGCTTAATTGGATGGATCTTCTAACAATTGATGGTGTTGATTCAGTTTTAACACAAGAATACAAAGAATGGTTTTTATACCGTTACACTTACTTTGATTATACGACTTTTGGACAAGTAATCGATAAGAAGAAACTAAAAAAAGCATTAAAAGAAGAATTTAAGGACCTAGGTTATCGTCCTAGACACCAAGGTCACTCAAATAGATAATTAAACTAATATATTGGCCCCTGTTTAAACTGGGGCCTTTCTTATTTCTTAGCAAGCGAATAGATATAATTCTCAAGATCTTTAATTTCTTTTTCAGTTAAGACATTCTTCCAACCAGGCATCTTCTGTTTATAACTAGAAACCAATAAGTAGAAATTAAAGTTAGGGATTTCTTTAGATAATTTTTGAAGATCAACTTTATCAACACCCCTTCCATTTTCACCATGACACTGAGAACACTTATTCATATAAATACGCCTGCCCCTAAGAACTGATTCGGCACTATAAATACGAGTCACAGGTGTTTTATTTTCACTCTCTGCCACTGGAACAACTCCATGCCTCATGCTCTTATCTTCATAATACTGACGTGATTCAGTGTTAACGCTAGAGCATGATGAGTAAGCTAAAAATAGAATAAAAAGTAATATAAAATTCCTCACAATCACCTCTTATTTAACTTCACGTAAAATCATGAGACGACAAGGGGCATGGCCTACCATGTATTCCGCAAACGAGCTGGAAAATAGTGCTGAGATTCCGTGCTTCCCTCTAGTTTCAATGATCATTTCATCAATTTTATTATCTTCAGCATATTCCTTTAGTGCAACCTTTGCAGAACTAGCAAAGAGACATTTACCAAAGACCTTTCCCTTATAATCTTCAGAAACAATTTGATTAGAAAGACCCAGTAAGAGATCTGAAACAGACTTTTCAATATCACCCATCTGTCCTTCAAGCGGATAAGAAGCAAAATAGAAAGTATCTGCATAGACTAGTGTTTCAAAACCGTGCACTAGATGAACTTCATCCCAGCGATTCCAGTCGAAATCCTTTAATTGATTCTTATAGGCATTGATAGACTCATCAGTTATATCAACACAAATCATTAGCTTACTCATGGAACCTCCCTTTGTTCTGATATCGATATTATCTCTTTATACAATAGTACTCGAATATGACATACGTCACATTATAGATAAGAAGATCTTAATCTTTATTAATAAAACATAAACCTGAGTATTTAACTGATATTAATGCCCAAATATCTTCTCTTCATTAGTAAATGAAGAAAAAATACCTGGACAATTAGATATCTAACATTTGTCTATCGAGATAGTGTATTTAGCACTTCTTTATAGACATAAGGATTAGACTTAAGCTCAGAAATGACTTTCTGTCTAAGAATTAATAGTTCACGACTCTGATTTGACCAGAAGAATTTATTATTAGAGACTTCATCAATTTCTGCAAGAGGTAGACGAATTTCTTGTTTATCTACACTCACGAATACAATTTCTCTTCCATCAATAATAAATGGGAAATCAAAATTTTTGATAAACTTAGACTTACAACTTGTTGGATATTTTTTCTCTTTGAAATCGTAAAGACAACTTTGAAATTCTTCTGAAATATATTCATTATAAACTTGGAGGTTCTCATTCAAAGTTTCACTATAACCAATTTCCTGTGAATCACCTCGCTTATACTTAAGTATTTCATGAAGGATATACACTGAAAGATTCTTAGAGGCATGTCCATTACTTGAAATGAACTTATCTATTGCAGGCCATGTTTCATCATTAGACACGTTATTACCATAAAGATAGTTCTTGATATAAGGGAGTAACTGAGTACCAGATAACAATGCCTGCTGTCTTAAGGCCGTATCAATAACCTCTAAAACATTTAGAAATATTGACTTCACATAATTATTTTCACGCTTCTTACTGCTCGTTAGAAATTCCATAACCTTTTGCTTAGGATATGGTTTTTCATTGATTTGATCATAAATGTAGTAGTAATAATAAGTCTCTAAAAAGTAAGAGATATACTGATTGAGAGCTTTAGTATGATAGAGATTTAAAAGTTTTTCATTTAAAAAATTTCGACTCTTTGAAAAATCAAACTTTTTGTTTGTATCAAAAATGTTAATTTGTTTTGTTGGTAATGCGTTCTTAGCACCCACATCAGTTACATCTAATGAGTAGTATAGAGAACTAAATGCTCTATCCTCATCTTTTCCGTTCGTTGATGCCGAGCTAAAGAACTTATTATACAGTTGTAACAAAGGAATATACTCACTATTAATTACGGAATCATAAGCAGTTTTAAAGTCATCATTTCTATCAATATTTGTTTTAGAAAGAATGTATTTATTATTTGGAACGAGGATACTTCTTAGCCCAGCTAGACAAGGTGCCAGTTCTTCCTTTGCTCCACCATAGTAGAGGTTTTCAACAATCCCCTCATAACTGTCATAACTACCACCAATTACAACATCAAAGCTACCTACATCATTTGGCTTAAATGCTTCTTCGTTTCTTCTAATATCATCAACACAGTTTTGAAGATTACTATGACGGTAGCGAAAATCATCAGCAAGACAAGAGCTTAGCCTTGAATTTAGAAAGTTTTGACATGAGATCATTTTTTGAACTTGAGGATTATTATCTCTAAGAATATCTAACGCTACGGCCTGATTTCCTAAAACCTTATCAAGCTTTGTATCAAAATTTTGATACCAACTCTCATGTTTCTTATAATACTTTGCCAAGTCATCTCGTATAGCAATAACTTGTTTGAATATTTTCTCTTGGTTTTCAATCATTAGTTTTTGGTTTTGAAATACCTTTCCAAATGCTTCCATTATCTCGGCATGTCTTTGAGCATCAGGATCCATTCCTCCCCCACCAAGTAGTCCAGTGATTGCAGCAGTAGCATTCATAATAGACATTGGATCACCTGAGAAGGCAGCAATAACACTAACTGTCGCTTGAGAATATTTTAAAACATTATTTGCTCTTTCGAGATCTTTTCCCTTAAGACCAAGGTTTGTAGCAATTGTTAATGATACCTCAGCATATTGATAAGCCTCTACTGCAATATTTTTCCATTTCTCAACTGACGCCTGATATGAAGATTGAGAAACAACGACAACAGCGCCACTATTATCACCATTAGATGATGACTTAAGATCCTCTTCAACGGAGGCGATTGATCTCGATTTTGTTTTACTTGCTAAATCAGATAGAGACTCAACTAATTCATCAATTTTCTTGTCTCTTTTATGTAGGGCCTTTGCAAAGCTTTTAAGATTACTTTCAATTTTTCCTACACGATCTTCCAAATTAGTGTATTTGTCTTTAAGATCGCCAATATCTGCTGCATTATTATTAATTTCAGAAGCAAGCTCAACCGTATAATCATGTAGCTTAACAATAGCTGGCTGTGCAATTTTTATGAATACCTCAGGCTCTAGATCCTGTTTTAAGGAACTAAAAAGGTCATCATTTTTAATTAAATTCCAAAGCTCCTTTGTTCTCTTTTCATCATTTTCAATTAGAAAAACTTTACTTAAGCGCTCTTCATTAACAACAGCAAGTTTAGATAAAGACAACTCAATTGCTTCAAACATCGTTTCAGAGTCGAGCCCCCTAATATGGTTATTTAATTTTCTAAGTTGGTTTGCACCATCGACAGCAAAACTCAAACCCGTCGCCGCTAAAGACAACGGTACAACTTGAACGAGGCCAAAGAAAGCACCTGCCTTAGATAAACCGCCACTAACTGTCTTAAAACCATTTTCAGCTTTACTATTTACTGAAATCTGATGATTAAATTTACCAATTAGATCTTTGAAAGATACAGTATCTTCACTTGCAACAACCTGCATAAGCTTTTGAGAAGCATGGATCTGTTGAAAGAATAATGCATAAGAAATGATAAATATAAGAGACTTCTTCATTTAGACTCCTCTTATTTGCAATTTTCTACATTATCGAAAGCATTACAACCAATAACTTTTACATAGAAATTAACTGCAATATTCTTAGGTCTAGTTTCAGTAGAAGTTCTTGCCACCAATGATGCATCAAACTTATAACTTTGAGCTCGACCACCACCTTGTGCATTTCCTCGGTTTCCTTGACCAATATGTTGAAATACACCTGAACCAGAACTACCTACATCTCTACCGTGCGCAATCTGTATTAGAGTACCTGTAATATTTTGAAAAGCATCTTCTTGATATGAGCCAAGAACACGCCCCTCTTGAGCATCAAAAGAGCAAGCTTCATTTTCTTCAGTACACTTTGCTCCGTTATTATGCATTCTTAAAAATTTTCCTCTAGCATCAGGGATTCCATGTCCCAATAATTGATTTAGAGATAATTCCGGAAATGATTCTCTTAATCTTTGAAAGTCTTTTCCGCCGTCCATAAGTACCCATGCTGGCCCATGTATCGATCGGAATTCTTCTGGAGAAAAAATACTTGTTTTAATATCGCCGACAGAAAAAACTTCGACATTATTAGAAACTGAACTTAGAGAACGTCCATTAATAGAACTTCCGTTACATGATATAAGTAAAGCACACAGACTTGTAATAGTTAACAGCGAATTAAACTTCATTAAGATCTCCTTAGTTTATAGCCACTTATCGACAAGTAACCAATAAACTTTATTAACAATTAAATTAATAGATGAGATAAAATTGATGAGCCTGTTACAATTTCATAGAAAAATAAAATGATCTTAATAAAATACTGAGACTCGATTGATATGCCTCTAAAATCACACTAGAAAGAAAATGGCACATAACTAATAATCTTTACAAATGTTATATAGCTGAGTGTTTGAACGAAAAAAATACAACGTTGGACAAGAAGGAAGTTTATTGAATATTTATATAGAATCAACGCGGTAAAATACTCTTCTTTATAAAATTCCTACTCCATCATTTCCTCTCACACATATTGATATAAAGAATCTAGCAATTTTTTTTCATCACAACTATCAATATGGCCCAATGGAAAATCATATTTTCGATTTGTATAAGTTTGAAATACTAAGACTTTATTACCGTAAATACTTTTGATAAAAATAGAGTCTAGCTCCTCTAGTAAGAAAGTGTGTTTTTTAAAAAATGTTCCATTAAAAAATGTAATACGAAGATCATCCACTTCGATATAAATTTCTTTTTTTCCATATAAAAAAATATGAAAAGCTGTTCCTAGCATTGTAATTAAAGAAAGAAGCGCTAAGCTAATGACACCAGCTTGTTGAATTATACTTAAGCTCTCATCATCTACAATAAGAAAACAAAAGAGTAGCAATGTCATGCACATCGGTAACACAAAGACGAAGTATATGAGCCACTTTAACATTATAGATTTTTTATAATAAATTCTCATATAAATATCTTCCTAAAAAGCCTTCATCTATAGTTTTAAAGTGTCATCCGCACTACCTGTTCTTGCAAAACGAACTTTCAGTTCCAGGTGTCTTTACGCATGACCAATGAAGAAGCACTTGTTATCTTATTTATCTTTTATTTTTAATATGACCTCTTTGAGAATATACTCCCACTTATTTCTAATCATATAATTCTCTCTAAGGTTAACACCTTCATATCGACTCGATGGAAAAAGCCAAAATAACGAAGATGAGATTGCTCCGTAGTTTTCTGTATATTGAATTTTTTTAAAATTGATTTGATCTTTTTTAGAGTAGATTCGAATGTCGTAATCACCTTCATATGTCCAATATGATGGAATAATTCCGAGAGTTAAAGCGCTAAATACAAGACCATACATTCCAGTCCCACTGCCATGGTAATAAAATGGCGAGAGAACCCTGACATCTACATAATAATCTGTATCAAATTCTATAGGATGCTCTCTATCAAATTCCTCTATCGACGTATATCTTGCAGCTACTTTATCAAAATTTTCCTCTATATCACATTTTACAATATTGAATAAATTGATCTTTTTAACTACATCACATTCGTAACTATTTTTTACAGTACTCTTAATAAACCAGTTCTTATTATCCCAGGAGCTTTGATCACTAACATCATGTAATTTAACAAAACGAAATGTTACTGAACTTTTAACTTGTTCGATGTCTGATAAATCAACAGACTTATATTCATCACCAGTATAGATAGTCGCACAACTTAAAAGTATTTGAGAAAGTAAAGAGAGAATAATCAAACGCATTATTTAATTATAACGTAGAACTGAACTTGTTCACTAAATTTTATTTTGATCAATAGAGATAGGTATGGGTTAGTTTCTATGCATAAGATTTGCCCGACTCCTCCCATCCTGGTCGTCGCTGGATAGTTCGGCATTAAATACCGTCGTGGTATTTAACGCCTCCCAAACCGGGAGAATACATGTTTAAATCGAGCTTATCTTCAGGTTAAAAAAGAAAACCCAGGACAAGCCTGGGTTTTTCTTTTTGAATTTGGAGGACGAGACCGGATTTGAACCGGTGAAAAACAGTTTTGCAAACTGCCCTATTAGACCACTCTAGCACCCGTCCGCAGAATGATTTTAGATTTCCTATAATATGGATATTTTTTAATAAGTCAATTTAAATGCTTAAAAATATTGACCTGCCGCTGATGCGGCAGGCCTATACTTAAGTATTAAAAAAACAGGATGCGTGGCCGTTAAGCTTCGCGGATAACGTACTTGTCTTTACCCTCATCAACCATTTCTCTTAGCTCTTTACCAACTTTGAAAAATGGAACCTTTTTTGGTGGTACTTTTACTACCTTACCAGTCTTTGGGTTACGACCTTCGTACGCTTTATAATTACGATTGGCGAAAGATCCAAAACCTCTGATTTCGATTCTTTCATCATTGAATAAAGCATTGATCATGTCATCAAAACAAATATTAACAACAGTCTCGGCCTGCTTGTGCGTTACATTTGCTTGCTTTTCGATTGCTGCAATTAAATCTGCTTTTGTCATTTTAATCTCCTCTCGATATGAGAACTCTTTCGAGCACAAACTCAATCCTATGATTTTTAGTTACCTCACTTATCGTCCAAGTCGCTAAAAACATTAGGAATATTTATTGTGCCACAAAAACTTTACTATCATTATACACTAGATTTTATTTCCTAACAGTATAACTACTTAAAATTACGTTTATTTTTACAGAATTTCAATGAAATGTAAGAAATTAACCTAAAATTAAAGAAGTCAACGAAAACTGGCGATTAAGTAAGTAGAAAATTAAGGAAATAGGCCAATGAAGGTAATATATTTAATTGTATTCTTATTTATCACATCTTCCTGTGTTCCACAGGTTGCGCGTCCAGATGGATTCTTTGACGACGTCAATAATATCGATACTTGTGAAGATCTATTCTTTCTTTTGAACGAAGGAAATGTATGTGCAAGTTCATGTGGTGAAGGAGAAGTCGTTGCAGACGAAGCGCAATTAGAAGAAATTCTGGCCGATGAAACCCTTGATGACTTTACTCGAGAAAATATTGAAGCCTCTGCAGGTGTTTGTATTACAGCACCAGAAGTGATTGCTCGTCCAAGTGACTCTGTATTCATTGATGACGACTTTTGTATTTGTAAGAATCAAAAAGTTGCCTCGGTAACAAGTGGTGCTTCATGTGCAGCTACTTGCCAGGAAAAGACGGCCACAGTTGCTACCCTATACGGAACAGTGACAGTTGGGCCAAAAATTAAAGACGACTCTAAACTACAAAACCTCTTTGGTTTTTGTAACAACTCAATTGAAAATGGTGCTCAAAATCCACCTTCATGTAAATTAGTTGCAACAGATATTGATGGACGCCGTTACACGGCCGATCTTAAGACTTATCAAGGAACAAATATTTTTGAAGCAAATCTTGAGGCCACAACAGTAAACTTTGGTGAAGCTTATACTTTTCATATTGAAGAAACTGGAAGTGGTGTTGAGAATGCAAAAAGTGATTACGAGCAGTTCAAATTATTTGAGCCAGGTGATGATGACGAATACGAAGGTAATCTTAAGATAAAACTTATCTCACAATACACTTGTATGATTCGTGCGACGGCCACAAGCTCTAACTACGATCCAAGAGATCAAATCTACTTAGATACTGTTAGAAAACACTTCTACATGCCTGTTGACTACCCGACTCCATATCTTCCACCAGGTGTTTCAGATACAATCTTTTGTCACGACTATATTAAAACAGGGCAAAACGATGATGCTCCACAATTTCCACGTTTAGAGCTAGTGCCTGATCACTTTTCTCTGTGGGATATAAATGATGTGCGCTTTATTGCAGATGGTGAAAACCGCAAGGTTGATTTCCTAATTAAAGATCGCATGATTGAAATGGGCGCCAACGTTAGCGGGACTAAATCATACTTTGCACCTCTTGAGACATGTGTGGCACCAAATGTTAGCGTTGAAGACGGAGGCTTCCCTGAAGCCTGTTCAGGAGCTGAGTCAGGGCTAATTCAATCTGGGCTTGCTATGATTCCATTCTTTACTGACAATAGTGGACGCGCAATTTGTCCAGGATATACTGAATACAATTCAACAAATATTGAATTTAAGGCCCTTGGTGAAATTATTGGAACGCCAACAGAAGGCCTCTACTTTGCCAAAGGCCCTCGTGAAGTAATAGATCTTGGTGATGGTAATAAGCAAGAGATTAAGCCAGCTGACGTTATGTTTATTAGAGAAGGACAGCTGAAAAAAATCTGGTTTCATTTAACTAATGATGGAATTCACTACAAGCCTACAAGTGATACTCAGTCGCAACCAACTTACTTCTACTGGCCAGCGGATGAAGATGCACCATACGTTCAAAAACGTGGGTACCAGAAGCTTTATCAGGTAATGCACTCAAGTGAGTTAGCAAGTAGTGGTTACACGACATCAATTCCTACGACGATCAAACCACTTGATCGTAAGATGGGCTGTATTCCAGTAACAAGTAGTAATTAGAAACTAGAGAACTCTTTTTATGAATACATCAACACTTGGATCTAAGTAATCTTTATAAATAAAGTAAAGAACACCTGCTTTGAATCCAGTCGAAAAAACAAAGAAGATGAGCGACTTTACATAGCGAAAGACAAAGAATTCATCTTTTTTGATAAAGGCCCTCTTAAGAAAGAAGCTTAGAATGAAAAGAAAGATCACAGCGCCTAAAGCAAGCTTTAGCACATCCTTATCTTGAGTTAACTCAAATAAGTAAAGCAGTGCCTTATCATCTTTTACAAGACCAACAGCAAAGTTTACAAACCTATCGCTATTAGTAAAAAATTGCATCATTTGGTTTTGAGAGGCACTGTCACGAATCATTTGTGCCACTTGTGCATCAGGAACATTCTTAAATTGTGCATTAATCATCTTAATTGCACGTCTCATCATTTCGGGGTCGGCCTTTCCATTTTTAAGAGTAAGGCCTTGTGTTGGCATCGAGACAATATTAACCCCTTGCCCGCCATTTTTTTCAATTTCTTGATTAAGAGTCTCAATTGACTCTTGAAGATTTTCGACGTCTTGAGATGAAGATGTTTTATCACGACTATCGTAATCTTCATCTCCATACGCAAAAACCCCATGTGTACTAAGAAGTACACACAGGGCAATTAAGTATTTAATAAAACTAAACTTTGAATTAAGCGTTTGCATCTGCAGTTTTCGCCTGCTCCCCTCTAAATTTATCAAATAGAAGTACAACTGGTGCAGCAACGAAGTTAGATGAGTAAGTACCAACAACAACACCAAGAGTGATTGCCATAAAGAAATCACGAATTGCAAGACCACCTACAAAAAACATCGTTGCCGATACGAAAAGTGTCGTACCAGAAGTAAGGATTGTTCTTGATAGTGTTTCGTTAATTGCATTATTGATGTGTTCTTTAATATCACGTCCAACAAACTTCTGCTCATGCTCACGTACACGGTCATAAACGATAACTGTATCGTTCACCGAGTAACCGATAACCGCAAGGATTGCAGCAACTGTCTGAAGAGTAAACTCTGTTCCAGTTAGAGCAAATACACCTAGAATGATAGTTACGTCGTGGAAAAGAGCAACAATTGCACCTGGTGAGTATTTGAAGTCAAAGCGTAGACCAACGTAGATCATGATTGCAAGAAGTGCCCAAAGCATTGCTAGGAAACCAGATTTTCTAAGTTCAGCACCGGCCTTTGGACCAACGATATCAACTTTTCTGATTTCAACACCATCTTTTTCGTACTTAGTTGTTAGAGTTTGAGAAACTTTTTCAGTAACTTCATTAAGGTTACCTTCGTTTGCACTAACTTTAAGTAGATATTCATTCATTTGAGGCTCACCAATCGTTTGGATTGTAACCCCGTTGAAACCAGCGGCTTTCATTTCACGACGAAGCTCGTCTAGGTTTTCAGTTTTTTGGAACTTAACTTGGATCTCAGCACCACCACGGAAGTCTACCCCGTATTTCATTTTAGTACCGATTAAAACAAGAGAACCAATAACTAGAAGTGCAGAAATAACCCCTGCAACTCCGAATTTATTAACAAAATTGAATTTTGTATTACTTTTTATAATTTCAAACATCTTAAACTCCAATCCTTAAATGCTTAAGTCCTGACCTTCAACTTTATTCATATAGAATTCAAAGAAAAGCTTTGAAACAAAGTAAGAAGTGTAAACAGTTGCAAAAATACCAATTAATAATGTAACAGCGAAACCTCTAATTGGACCTGTACCAAAGTTTAGTAGACAGATACCAGCAAGAGCTGTCGTGATGTTTGCATCAATAATTGTCCAGAAAGCAGAGTTAAATCCGTTTTCAACAGCTTTATAGAAACCAACGTTATTTCGAATTTCTTCTCGAATACGTTCGTAAATAATGATATTGGCATCAATGGCCATACCAACAGTAAGAGCGATCCCTGCAATACCTGGAAGAGTCAGAGTTGCCCCAAGCCCAACAAGCATAGCTAGAATAATAAGAACGTTTAGCGCAAGTGTTGTAACAGCGAAAACACCAGAGATTCTGTAGTAAACAAGAATGAAACCAAATACTAAAACACAACCAATGATTGCAGCAAATCTTGCTTTATCAATTGAGTCAGCACCAAGTGATGGACCAACAGTTCTTTGCTCAAGGAAGTCAAGCTGAACAGGAAGAGCACCAGCACGAAGAACAAGAGCTAAGTCTTTTGCTTCTTTAAGTTGCTCATTGTAACTCTTACCACCAAGAGAGATCGTTGCACGGCCACCAGCAATTTTACCATTGATACGTGGAGCAGAATAAACGTTACCATCTAGAGTAATCGCCATTAAGCGTCCAACGTTTTCACCAGTAACATCTGCAAAGATCTTTGCACCACGAGACTTAAAGTTAAGTCCTACTTCTGGGTTGTTGTTATTTTGTGGGTTAAATTGAACTCTTGCATCTTCAAGGTCTTCACCTGTAAGACGAGCAACAGATTCGATTAAGTATGGAACAAGCTGAAGGATATCACCTTTAGCGTTTGTAACTCTTTCAAATGCTAGAACGTGACCTTTTGGAAGATCAGAAGCGACGATTTCGTTAACTTTAGAAACGTAGTCAGAGAACCTGTCACCTTTCTTATAATCAACACCTTGCTCTTTAGCTTTTGATACCCAACCTTGAATTGTAATAGGAGCAACTTCAGAGTTTACCATTTTAAATTCAAGCTTAGCTGTTTTACCGATTAGCTCTTTTGCTCTTTCGATATCTTTAACACCTGGAAGCTGAACAACGATACGGTCTTTACCTTGAGAGATAATCTCTGGCTCAGTAACACCGAATTCATCAATACGGTTACGAATAACTTCGATTGATCTTTTTACTGATTGATCTTCGATATCAGTCTTAACTTTTTTCGTTAAGGCAACAGAGATTGAATTTCCAGTATCCTTAGTTACTCTTAGGAATCCATTGTATTGCTCATGAATAATATCCTTTAGTGTCTCAACATCAGTAGCTGATCCTAGGATAATCTCTTGGCGTGGATCCAGTTCATCAGATGAATCTAGGTCACCAATCTCAAAACCGTTACCAGTTTTGTCTTTGAAGCTAAATTCTAAACGGCGCGCGTATCCTTTAACCTCGTCTTTGTAGACCTTTTTGAAGTCAATTCCTAAGATCATGTATAGACCACCTTGAAGGTCTAGTCCTAAGTTGATCTTAGACTTAACTGGAAAATTGTCCGTTTCTTTAAAATTGAATGCAGTAGGTACAATCGAAATACCTGAAATGATCGCTACGATAAGTAGAAATACGAAGCGATACCACCAGCCTCTTCTCATTAGATTCTCCTAATCCTTGGGTTTCTTTTGGTTTTCTCGAATAATTGAGTTAAATAAACTACAAAAATTATATGAGATTAACTACTTAAAAACAATATTAAGAGAATATTAATTTCAAAAACTTACGATTGCTTTGATTTTTCCGACTCAATTACTTGGTCTTTTTCTTCTTCAGAATTATTAGAATTCTTAATTTCGGCATCACCTTGCGCTGCAACGCTAGCTTCTGGTGACTCTGTGATTTGTGATGCCACAGATTCCTCTTTGTGAGAATTGGTCTC containing:
- the secF gene encoding protein translocase subunit SecF encodes the protein MFEIIKSNTKFNFVNKFGVAGVISALLVIGSLVLIGTKMKYGVDFRGGAEIQVKFQKTENLDELRREMKAAGFNGVTIQTIGEPQMNEYLLKVSANEGNLNEVTEKVSQTLTTKYEKDGVEIRKVDIVGPKAGAELRKSGFLAMLWALLAIMIYVGLRFDFKYSPGAIVALFHDVTIILGVFALTGTEFTLQTVAAILAVIGYSVNDTVIVYDRVREHEQKFVGRDIKEHINNAINETLSRTILTSGTTLFVSATMFFVGGLAIRDFFMAITLGVVVGTYSSNFVAAPVVLLFDKFRGEQAKTADANA
- a CDS encoding universal stress protein; protein product: MSKLMICVDITDESINAYKNQLKDFDWNRWDEVHLVHGFETLVYADTFYFASYPLEGQMGDIEKSVSDLLLGLSNQIVSEDYKGKVFGKCLFASSAKVALKEYAEDNKIDEMIIETRGKHGISALFSSSFAEYMVGHAPCRLMILREVK
- the secD gene encoding protein translocase subunit SecD, with translation MRRGWWYRFVFLLIVAIISGISIVPTAFNFKETDNFPVKSKINLGLDLQGGLYMILGIDFKKVYKDEVKGYARRLEFSFKDKTGNGFEIGDLDSSDELDPRQEIILGSATDVETLKDIIHEQYNGFLRVTKDTGNSISVALTKKVKTDIEDQSVKRSIEVIRNRIDEFGVTEPEIISQGKDRIVVQLPGVKDIERAKELIGKTAKLEFKMVNSEVAPITIQGWVSKAKEQGVDYKKGDRFSDYVSKVNEIVASDLPKGHVLAFERVTNAKGDILQLVPYLIESVARLTGEDLEDARVQFNPQNNNNPEVGLNFKSRGAKIFADVTGENVGRLMAITLDGNVYSAPRINGKIAGGRATISLGGKSYNEQLKEAKDLALVLRAGALPVQLDFLEQRTVGPSLGADSIDKARFAAIIGCVLVFGFILVYYRISGVFAVTTLALNVLIILAMLVGLGATLTLPGIAGIALTVGMAIDANIIIYERIREEIRNNVGFYKAVENGFNSAFWTIIDANITTALAGICLLNFGTGPIRGFAVTLLIGIFATVYTSYFVSKLFFEFYMNKVEGQDLSI
- a CDS encoding HU family DNA-binding protein; translation: MTKADLIAAIEKQANVTHKQAETVVNICFDDMINALFNDERIEIRGFGSFANRNYKAYEGRNPKTGKVVKVPPKKVPFFKVGKELREMVDEGKDKYVIREA
- a CDS encoding cytochrome c is translated as MRNFILLFILFLAYSSCSSVNTESRQYYEDKSMRHGVVPVAESENKTPVTRIYSAESVLRGRRIYMNKCSQCHGENGRGVDKVDLQKLSKEIPNFNFYLLVSSYKQKMPGWKNVLTEKEIKDLENYIYSLAKK